The following proteins are encoded in a genomic region of Alnus glutinosa chromosome 8, dhAlnGlut1.1, whole genome shotgun sequence:
- the LOC133875413 gene encoding exocyst complex component EXO70B1-like, whose translation MVRSLIRLRKRIFALEYHFEDTTTGSTDEFRHIMIPDTAPLIDQGLYKRISQMTQSDLTISHGNSSSTLPSAIIGGYFFVDLMVAREPNELKEIADRMRRSGYENEFVQTYCSVRRDALDKYLQKLGIDKPSIEEAQKNIEWDSLEGKMRKWVQAVKIVMDIVSREKSLYDNIFHDADGIKEICFNEIVKGFVMQLLSFGEAVAIGRRPPEKLFGILGMYDAMAHELPYFEAMVTDEFVINKAKGVLCGLGEAASGTFVEFKNAVHGERWETPMQSGDIHPKTPYVIGYLKLLVENGDTLKLLLESGEDDGFFVALQNDSDSDNDIYNDNSELSPVARRLLLLVMSSVQATLKAKSKLCEDSALKYIFLMNNFQYVVQEVKDSVLGKVLGDNDWVRKRSGQIDQYAMSYLCASWSKALSCLKDEGIGGSTSDTKKVVAALKERFKYFNTCFEEIYGVQTAWKVPDAQLREKLRISISEKLILGYSSFLGRYGNQVERKYIKYTAEDLQSYLWDLFEGSPRVLNHMKKKSKRNVRASSGVLLVFSWHGIDVIKKLHLCPFGWHRCNF comes from the exons ATGGTCCGATCTTTGATCCGTCTTCGGAAACGTATCTTTGCACTCGAAtatcattttgag GATACAACGACAGGGTCCACGGACGAGTTCCGCCACATCATGATCCCGGACACGGCCCCGCTCATTGACCAGGGCCTCTACAAGCGGATCAGCCAAATGACGCAGTCGGATTTGACAATCAGCCATGGGAACAGTAGCTCCACGCTGCCCAGTGCGATCATAGGAGGGTACTTTTTTGTCGATTTGATGGTTGCGAGAGAGCCTAATGAATTGAAAGAAATTGCGGACCGGATGCGTCGCTCTGGCTACGAAAATGAGTTTGTTCAGACCTATTGTAGCGTCCGCCGCGATGCACTAGATAAGTATCTTCAAAAGCTAGGGATTGACAAACCTAGTATTGAAGAGGCTCAGAAGAATATTGAGTGGGATTCCTTGGAAGGGAAGATGAGGAAATGGGTTCAGGCCGTTAAGATTGTTATGGATATTGTCAGCCGTGAGAAAAGCCTGTACGATAATATTTTCCATGATGCCGACGGCATCAAGGAGATTTGCTTCAACGAGATTGTGAAAGGCTTCGTGATGCAGCTGTTGAGCTTCGGCGAGGCGGTTGCGATTGGGAGAAGGCCGCCTGAGAAGCTGTTCGGGATATTAGGCATGTATGATGCGATGGCACACGAATTGCCTTACTTTGAAGCAATGGTTACTGATGAATTCGTGATCAATAAGGCGAAAGGAGTGCTTTGCGGACTGGGCGAGGCGGCCAGCGGGACATTTGTGGAGTTTAAGAATGCGGTGCATGGTGAGAGATGGGAGACCCCGATGCAAAGCGGTGACATTCACCCAAAGACCCCGTATGTGATAGGTTATTTGAAATTGCTTGTTGAGAACGGAGATACTCTGAAGTTGCTGTTGGAAAGTGGTGAAGATGATGGGTTTTTTGTTGCTCTGCAAAATGATAGTGATAGTGATAATGATATTTATAACGATAACTCCGAGCTGTCTCCCGTGGCCCGTAGGTTATTATTGTTGGTGATGTCCTCGGTACAGGCCACTCTTAAGGCTAAATCGAAGCTGTGTGAGGATAGTGCCCtgaaatatatatttctgaTGAATAATTTTCAGTATGTAGTACAGGAAGTGAAAGATTCGGTTCTTGGGAAGGTTTTAGGTGATAATGATTGGGTTCGTAAACGTAGTGGCCAGATAGACCAGTATGCGATGAGTTATCTTTGCGCTTCTTGGAGCAAGGCATTGTCTTGTTTGAAGGATGAAGGGATTGGTGGGAGCACGAGTGATACCAAAAAGGTGGTGGCCGCTTTGAAGGAAAGATTTAAGTATTTCAATACATGCTTTGAGGAAATCTACGGGGTTCAAACTGCTTGGAAGGTTCCCGATGCCCAACTTCGTGAAAAGCTGAGGATATCTATATCGGAAAAGTTGATCCTGGGATACAGCTCGTTTCTGGGGAGGTATGGGAATCAAGTAGAGAGGAAATACATAAAGTACACGGCAGAAGATTTACAGAGCTATTTGTGGGATTTGTTTGAAGGATCACCCCGAGTTCTAAaccacatgaagaaaaaaagtaagagaaatgttagagcatcttctggtgttctcctagtgttctcctggcatggcatagatgtaattaaaaaattacatctatgtccttttggatggcatagatgcaatttttga
- the LOC133876040 gene encoding sialyltransferase-like protein 2, with product MSSSSTSDLLRLMRSASVVKFWCLLHLINALPFLIFDLLQNYSDYVGKKSTFRLLNRGSAKALDKVVELDEMRKEALIIKTTIHDIMNKMIWEIPIKNHVYLMLGASFGSAAKGTGLKALEFALSICESVDMYGFTVDPGYKEWTRYFSESRQGHTPLHGRAYYQMMECLGLIKIHSPMRADPNRVVKWVPSSGTIRAARIASEKLLTRVGAGSGDPLAACSIIKGRVERKPIALSNLRKAAADHQKFVKGTTMYPLEQSLGHGALCTVPANRIT from the exons ATGTCATCTTCTTCGACTTCTGATCTTCTACGGTTAATGCGCAGTGCCTCCGTCGTT AAATTCTGGTGCTTACTTCACCTAATAAATGCTCTACCTTTTCTAATTTTTGATTTATTACAGAACTATTCAGATTATGTGGGCAAGAAGAGTACATTTCGTCTCCTTAATAGGGGATCTGCCAAAGCTCTTGATAAAGTTGTGGAGTTAGATG AAATGAGGAAGGAGGCCTTGATCATTAAAACAACAATTCATGACATTATGAACAAAATGATATGG gaaattccaataaaaaatcATGTATATCTCATGTTAGGTGCATCCTTTGGTTCAGCAGCAAAAGGAACTGGGCTCAAGGCTCTTGAATTTGCTCTGTCTATTTGTGAATCCGTAGATATGTATGGTTTCACTGTGGATCCCGGTTATAAAGAAtg GACTAGATATTTCTCCGAATCTCGACAAGGTCATACTCCTTTGCATGGTAGAGCTTACTATCAAATGATGGAGTGTTTGGGA CTTATCAAAATTCATTCTCCCATGCGAGCTGATCCAAATCGTGTTGTAAAATGGGTACCAAGCAGTGGCACAATTAGAGCCGCTAGAATCGCATCAGAGAAATTATTGAC GAGGGTTGGAGCAGGGTCTGGAGACCCATTAGCCGCATGCTCAATTATTAAGGGGAGAGTTGAGAGGAAGCCTATAGCATTGTCAAACCTCAGAAAGGCTGCTGCTGACCATCAAAAATTTGTGAAGGGCACAACCATGTACCCTTTGGAGCAGAGTCTCGGACATGGGGCACTTTGCACAGTGCCAGCAAATCGAATCACCTAA
- the LOC133875336 gene encoding exocyst complex component EXO70B1-like: protein MIPDTAPLINQGLLYDRISKMTQSELRISHGNSSSTLPSAIIGGYVFVDWMVSREHNELKEIADRMRRSGCENEFVQTYCSVRRDALDAYLPMLGIDKLSIEEARKNIEWDSLEGKMRKWIPAVKIVLEDIVSREKILYDHIFHDADGIKEICFNEIVKGFVMQLLNFGEAVANGRRSPEKLFRILGMYDAMAHKLPCFEAMVTDEFVINKAKGVLCGLGEAASGTFVEFKNAVHSERWETPMQSGDIHPKTRYVIGYLKLLVENGDTLKLLLESGEDDGFFVALQNDSDSDNDIYNDNSELSPVARRLLLLVMSSVQATLKAKSKLCEDSALKYIFLMNNFQYVVQEVKDSVLGKVLGDNDWVRKRGGQIDQYAMSYLCASWSKALSCLKDEGIGGSTSTDTKKVVAALKERFKYFNTCFEEIYGVQTAWKVPDAQLREKLRISISEKLILGYSSFLGRYGNQVERKYIKYTAEDLQSYLWDLFEGSPRVLNHMKKKSK, encoded by the coding sequence ATGATCCCGGACACGGCCCCGCTCATTAACCAGGGCCTCCTCTACGATCGGATCAGCAAAATGACGCAGTCGGAGTTGAGAATCAGCCATGGGAACAGTAGCTCCACGCTGCCCAGTGCGATCATAGGTGGGTACGTTTTTGTCGATTGGATGGTTTCGAGAGAGCATAATGAATTGAAAGAAATTGCGGACCGAATGCGCCGCTCTGGCTGCGAAAATGAGTTCGTTCAGACCTATTGTAGCGTCCGCCGCGATGCACTAGATGCGTATCTTCCAATGCTAGGGATTGACAAACTTAGTATTGAAGAGGCTCGGAAGAATATTGAGTGGGATTCCTTGGAAGGGAAGATGAGGAAATGGATTCCGGCCGTTAAGATTGTTCTAGAGGATATTGTCAGCCGTGAGAAAATCCTCTACGATCATATTTTCCATGATGCCGACGGCATCAAGGAGATTTGCTTCAACGAGATTGTGAAAGGCTTCGTGATGCAGCTGTTGAACTTCGGCGAGGCGGTTGCGAACGGGAGAAGGTCGCCTGAGAAGCTGTTCAGGATATTAGGCATGTATGATGCGATGGCACACAAATTGCCTTGCTTTGAAGCAATGGTTACTGATGAATTCGTGATCAATAAGGCGAAAGGAGTGCTTTGCGGACTGGGCGAGGCGGCCAGCGGGACATTTGTGGAGTTTAAGAATGCGGTGCATAGTGAGAGATGGGAGACCCCGATGCAAAGCGGTGACATTCACCCAAAGACCCGGTATGTGATAGGTTATTTGAAATTGCTTGTTGAGAACGGAGATACTCTGAAGTTGCTGTTGGAAAGTGGTGAAGATGATGGGTTTTTTGTTGCTCTGCAAAATGATAGTGATAGTGATAATGATATTTATAACGATAACTCCGAGCTGTCTCCCGTGGCCCGTAGGTTATTATTGTTGGTGATGTCCTCGGTACAGGCCACTCTTAAGGCTAAATCGAAGCTGTGTGAGGATAGTGCCCtgaaatatatatttctgaTGAATAATTTTCAGTATGTAGTACAGGAAGTGAAAGATTCGGTTCTTGGGAAGGTTTTAGGTGATAATGATTGGGTTCGTAAACGTGGTGGCCAGATAGACCAGTATGCGATGAGTTATCTTTGCGCTTCTTGGAGCAAGGCATTGTCTTGTTTGAAGGATGAAGGGATTGGTGGGAGCACAAGTACTGATACCAAAAAGGTGGTGGCCGCTTTGAAGGAAAGATTTAAGTATTTCAATACATGCTTTGAGGAAATCTACGGGGTTCAAACTGCTTGGAAGGTTCCCGATGCCCAACTTCGTGAAAAGCTGAGGATATCTATATCGGAAAAGTTGATCCTGGGATACAGCTCGTTTCTGGGGAGGTATGGGAATCAAGTAGAGAGGAAATACATAAAGTACACGGCAGAAGATTTACAGAGCTATTTGTGGGATTTGTTTGAAGGATCACCCCGAGTTCTAAaccacatgaagaaaaaaagtaaatag